In Flavimarina sp. Hel_I_48, the DNA window TTCAGGGCGATATGGAAAAACTGGTGGAGATTGCATTAGATGACCATTTTATCATCATGGATATTTTGTTGCTCAACGATACGGTGAGCCTTCACATTGCAGATCTTGGCCTTAACGCGGCATTGATAAAAAACTATGAGGATTCCCGCATACGCGGAAAATTGGGCTATATGCTCAGCGCCATCCCTACCCTTTCAAAAACCGAATATCCTTTTACGTTCGAAATCGAGGCCAATGGTCAAAAAACGACCGAAGAAGGCATATTATTGGCCATTGCGAATGCAAATTCCTTCGGAACGGGTGCAAATATCAACCCAACCGGAAAGGTGAATGATGGACAATTTGAAGTTTTGGTTTTTAAAAAGCTTGACTTTATCGAGATCGCAAAAACGCTTTATGGCGAAGTGGAAATGGATCCAGAATTTGTGAGCATGGTGCGAACCAAAGAAGCCACGATTACCAGTGCGAAGGAAATTGCATTTCAGATAGATGGCGAATATATGGGGGAAAGCAACCATGTCAAGGTTAAACTGAGCGATAAAAAACTCAAGGTTGCCGTACCACGGTCTTAATAACTGCATACTTTTTTCCAAACATAAAGAAACCGCTGCATAGTTATTTCTGCTAAATTAGGTTGGCATACATTGTTAATTACTTCATCTTTGCAGCTCTCAAATCACGATAGCCATGAGCAAGTCTTTAAGCATAATAATACCCATGTACAACGCCGAAAATTACATCGAGCGGTGTAT includes these proteins:
- a CDS encoding diacylglycerol/lipid kinase family protein codes for the protein MATTNKILLIVNPISGDRDKDKMIEEIREHVQQRDMQLVVHKTDGNNDAEKITQSIKETNPARLLVAGGDGTVKMVAELLEDQQLPLGIIPAGSANGLATNLGIQGDMEKLVEIALDDHFIIMDILLLNDTVSLHIADLGLNAALIKNYEDSRIRGKLGYMLSAIPTLSKTEYPFTFEIEANGQKTTEEGILLAIANANSFGTGANINPTGKVNDGQFEVLVFKKLDFIEIAKTLYGEVEMDPEFVSMVRTKEATITSAKEIAFQIDGEYMGESNHVKVKLSDKKLKVAVPRS